The Arachis hypogaea cultivar Tifrunner chromosome 14, arahy.Tifrunner.gnm2.J5K5, whole genome shotgun sequence genome has a segment encoding these proteins:
- the LOC112740990 gene encoding UDP-glucuronate 4-epimerase 6 — protein MASPPDKSKTIKLERYNSYIRRVNSTKLLNASSKLLFRATILVALILVFLFTFNYPPLNSSPSSNNNNNNNHHRHRFLSSAFGGGGVGGASWEKQVRHSSTPRRPNGMSVLVTGAAGFVGSHCSLALKKRGDGVLGLDNFNSYYDPSLKRARQDLLSKHQIFIVEGDLNDTPLLKKLFDVVPFTHILHLAAQAGVRYAMQNPQSYVASNIAGFVNLLEVAKAANPQPSIVWASSSSVYGLNTQNPFSELHRTDQPASLYAATKKAGEEIAHTYNHIYGLSLTGLRFFTVYGPWGRPDMAYFFFTKDILQGKGIDVYQTQDGKEVARDFTYIDDVVKGCVGALDTAEKSTGSGGKKRGPAQLRIYNLGNTSPVPVGKLVGILESLLNVKAKKHVIKMPRNGDVPYTHANVSLAFRDFGYKPTTDLASGLRKFVKWYVGYYGIQPRVKKEIPNSSEQPEDSA, from the coding sequence atggcTTCTCCTCCAGATAAAAGCAAAACAATAAAGCTGGAAAGATACAACAGCTACATCCGAAGAGTAAACAGCACCAAACTCCTCAACGCTTCTTCCAAGCTTCTTTTCCGAGCAACAATTCTCGTAGCTCTTATCCTTGTATTCCTCTTCACCTTCAACTACCCTCCACTCAACTCATCTCCTTCtagtaacaacaacaacaacaacaaccaccaccgTCACCGCTTCCTCTCCTCCGCTTTCGGCGGAGGAGGCGTGGGAGGCGCATCCTGGGAGAAGCAAGTCCGCCACTCCTCCACCCCACGCCGCCCCAACGGCATGTCGGTGCTGGTCACCGGCGCCGCAGGCTTCGTGGGTTCCCACTGCTCCCTGGCACTCAAGAAACGCGGCGACGGCGTCCTCGGCCTCGACAACTTCAACTCATACTACGATCCGTCGTTGAAGCGAGCACGCCAAGACCTCCTCTCAAAGCACCAAATCTTCATCGTCGAAGGTGATCTAAACGACACGCCGTTGCTCAAGAAACTCTTCGATGTCGTTCCATTCACACACATTCTCCACCTTGCCGCACAGGCTGGCGTCCGTTACGCCATGCAGAACCCCCAATCCTACGTGGCATCCAACATCGCCGGCTTCGTCAACCTTCTAGAAGTAGCGAAAGCCGCGAACCCTCAACCGTCAATTGTGTGGGCCTCTTCCAGTTCCGTGTACGGACTCAACACACAGAACCCTTTCTCGGAGCTTCACCGCACCGACCAACCGGCGAGCCTCTACGCCGCCACGAAGAAAGCCGGAGAGGAAATAGCGCACACTTATAACCATATCTACGGTCTTTCCCTCACCGGGCTGAGATTCTTCACGGTGTACGGACCTTGGGGGAGACCAGACATGGCGTACTTCTTTTTCACGAAGGACATTCTTCAAGGGAAGGGGATCGATGTTTACCAGACGCAGGACGGGAAGGAGGTGGCGCGTGATTTCACGTACATCGATGACGTGGTGAAGGGGTGCGTGGGGGCGCTGGATACGGCGGAGAAGAGCACCGGAAGCGGGGGGAAGAAGAGGGGACCGGCGCAGCTGAGGATCTATAATTTGGGGAACACGTCGCCGGTGCCGGTGGGGAAGTTAGTTGGGATATTGGAGAGTCTGTTGAATGTGAAGGCGAAGAAGCACGTGATTAAGATGCCACGAAACGGCGACGTTCCATACACGCACGCTAACGTCAGCCTGGCGTTTAGGGATTTCGGGTATAAGCCAACCACGGATCTCGCCTCTGGTTTGAGGAAGTTCGTAAAGTGGTACGTTGGCTATTATGGGATCCAGCCGAGGGTAAAAAAGGAAATTCCCAACTCCAGTGAGCAACCCGAGGATTCCGCTTGA